The Ischnura elegans chromosome 1, ioIscEleg1.1, whole genome shotgun sequence genome contains a region encoding:
- the LOC124156057 gene encoding solute carrier family 35 member E1 homolog — protein MAYASMAEKKHTKEVLTVLSFCILWYIISSSNNVIGKMLLSDFPYPVTVTMVQLSSITLYSGPFFNLWGIRKFVDISWKYYLKMIVPLALGKFLASVFSHVSIWKVPVSYAHTVKATMPLFTVVLSRIILKERQTCKVYLSLAPIIIGVAIATVTELSFDMVGLVSALIATMGFSLQNIFSKKVLRDTGVHHLRLLHILGRLALVLFIPVWAVLDLQSLVQEQVLFQKNGYRVVLLLFLDGVLNWFQNIVAFSVLSLVTPLTYAVASASKRLFVIAASLILLQNPVTFTNIAGMALAIFGVLCYNKAKYDANEAKKKQLLLPVSKEVTGFISSSQMMNGIRNGHTGGIGNGKSPYFV, from the exons ATGGCATATGCCAGCATGGCTGAGAAGAAACACACCAAAGAAGTGTTGACAGTGTTATCTTTTTGTATACTGTGGTATATCATAAGCTCTAGCAACAATGTTATCGGGAAAATGTTACTTAGCGATTTCCCGTACCCCGTCACTGTCACTATGGTACAGCTTTCATCTATCACATTGTATTCGGGTCCTTTCTTTAATTTATGGGGTATTAGGAAGTTTGTAGATATCAGTTGGAAATATTACCTCAAAATGATTGTTCCTCTAGCTCTGGGGAAATTTTTAGCCTCAGTATTCTCGCATGTCAGTATATGGAAAGTACCAGTTTCCTACGCGCACACCG ttAAGGCTACGATGCCTCTCTTTACCGTGGTGCTGTCAAGAATCATCCTTAAAGAGAGACAGACTTGTAAAGTGTATCTATCACTTGCACCAATTATAATTGGTGTAGCAATTGCGACAGTGACTGAACTTTCTTTCGATATGGTTGGCCTTGTTAGTGCACTTATTGCAACTATGGgtttttctttacaaaatatattttccaagaaG gtTCTAAGAGATACTGGTGTTCATCATTTGCGTCTTTTGCATATTCTTGGACGTCTTGCACTTGTGCTATTCATTCCAGTCTGGGCTGTATTGGACTTGCAGTCGTTGGTACAGGAGCAAGTATTG TTTCAGAAGAATGGGTATCGAGTTGTATTGCTGCTATTTCTTGATGGAGTGCTTAACTGGTTCCAGAATATTGTGGCCTTCAGTGTTCTCTCACTCGTTACACCATTGACTTACGCTGTTGCCTCTGCATCTAAGCGGCTCTTTGTCATTGCGGCATCCCTCATTCTGCTCCAGAATCCTGTCACCTTCACCAATATTGCTGGAATGGCTTTGGCTATTTTTGGAGTGCTATGCTACAACAAG GCAAAATATGATGCTAATGAGGCCAAGAAAAAGCAACTACTTCTGCCTGTTTCGAAGGAAGTCACTGGGTTCATTTCTTCTTCCCAAATGAtgaatggcattcggaatgggCATACTGGTGGTATTGGTAATGGCAAGAGCCCTTACTTTGTGTAA